CAACGTCGAGGCGATCACCTTCGATTCGCATCTGGAGGCGTTGATGGCGCGCGCCGAAGGCGTGATCTCAATGGGCGGTTACAACACGGTCTGCGAGATCCTGTCCTTCGACAAGCGCGCCATCATCGTGCCGCGGACGGTGCCGCGGATGGAGCAGCTGATCCGCGCTACCCGGTTCCAGGAAATGGGTCTGGTCACCATGCTCGCCGACGATGGCAAGCGCGACCCCAAAGTCATGGCCGAGGCGCTGCGTCGTCTCCCCGAGCAGCAATTGCCCTCGAGCGTCGCGCCGGAGGGCCTCTTGGACGGACTCGAGGGCGTGCAGCGGCGCGCCGACGGACAGCTGGCGCAGCCGATCGCCGCACGCCTCAGGATCGCCCGCCAGCGCGCCCGGTCGTTGGCCTTCCGCGTCGCGCGGCCTAACCATACGGGCTAAGCCTGGCCGCTTCTCCTGCCATTGCCGTCGTCCTCAAGGGCTATCCGCGGCTCTCCGAAACCTTCATTGCCCAGGAGATCCTCGGCCTCGAGCGGCGGGGCTTGGCCCTCTCCCTGGTCTCGCTGCGCCACCCGACCGACCGCGCCCGCCATCCCATTCATCGAGAGATCCAGGCACAAGTCGCCTACCTTCCGGAATATCTGCACGACGAGCCGGCACGAACCATCGCGGCCTGGCGCCGCGCGCGGCGCCTTCCTGGGTTCAAGACCGCGCGCCAGCGATGGCTCAAGGATCTCGCGCGCGATCCGAGCCGCAACCGCGTGCGCCGTTTCGGTCAGGCCTGCGTGCTCGCGGACGAGCTGCCGGCGTCGATCCGCCACATCCATGCGCATTTCCTGCATACGCCGGCTTCGGTCGCCCGCTATGCCGCGCTGATGCGCGGCCTCACCTGGAGCGTATCGGCCCATGCCAAGGATATTTGGACCACGCCCGAGTGGGAGAAGCGCGAGAAGCTGGCCGATGCCAGCTGGGCCGTCACCTGCACGGAAGTCGGCTGCGCGCACCTGGCAGCGCTAGCACCCGGAGCTTCGTCGGTCGGGCTCGTCTATCACGGCATCGACGTCGAGCGCTTCGCCGCACCGGCGGCACCGGCGAACGGATGCGACGGCAGCGCAGAAGAACGCCCCGTTCGCCTGCTGTCGGTCGGCCGGGCGGTGGAAAAAAAGGGCTACGGCGATCTCCTGGCGGCGCTCGCCCTGCTGCCGCCGGATCTTCATTGGCGCTTCACCCATATCGGCGGCGGCGAGCTCCGCCACAGATTGCAGCAACAGGCCCAGGCGCTCGGTCTCGGCCCGCGCATCCAGTGGCTGGGCCCGCAGCCGCAGCCGGCCGTGCTCGAGGAGTATCGCCGCGCCGACATCTTTCTATTGGCGAGCCGCATTGCCGCCGATGGCGACCGCGACGGCTTGCCCAACGTGCTGATGGAGGCGCAGAGCCAGCGACTGGCTTGCGTCGCCACGCGGGTCTCGGCGGTGCCGGAGCTGATCGAAGACGGCGCAACCGGGCTCCTCGTCGCCCCTGGCGATGCGGAGGGACTGGCGGGGGCGATCCTCGCCTTGAGCCGCGATCCCGCTCGGCGCCATGCGCTCGGCCGCGCCGGCGAGGTGCGGGTGCGTCGGCACTTCGGCCACGAGGCGGGAATCGACCGCCTCATCGAGAGGCTGAAGCTCTGAGACAGGCTCGGGGCAAGGCATCATCCTAATGCGCCTCCTCTTCTACGCACCCCTGAAGCCGATCGATCATCCCGTGCCGTCGGGCGACAGGCGGCTGGGACAGCTCCTCGTTGCCGCGCTCGCACGGGCCGGCCATCACGTCGAGATCGCCTGCCGGCTGCGTACGCGCATCGATCGGGGCGATCCCACCCTGCAGGCGCGCCAGGCGGCGACTTCAGGCCGCATCGCCGCTCGTCTGATCCGGCGCTATCGCGATCGGCCCGTGGGCGGCAGACCGGA
The Pseudomonadota bacterium DNA segment above includes these coding regions:
- a CDS encoding glycosyltransferase, producing MAVVLKGYPRLSETFIAQEILGLERRGLALSLVSLRHPTDRARHPIHREIQAQVAYLPEYLHDEPARTIAAWRRARRLPGFKTARQRWLKDLARDPSRNRVRRFGQACVLADELPASIRHIHAHFLHTPASVARYAALMRGLTWSVSAHAKDIWTTPEWEKREKLADASWAVTCTEVGCAHLAALAPGASSVGLVYHGIDVERFAAPAAPANGCDGSAEERPVRLLSVGRAVEKKGYGDLLAALALLPPDLHWRFTHIGGGELRHRLQQQAQALGLGPRIQWLGPQPQPAVLEEYRRADIFLLASRIAADGDRDGLPNVLMEAQSQRLACVATRVSAVPELIEDGATGLLVAPGDAEGLAGAILALSRDPARRHALGRAGEVRVRRHFGHEAGIDRLIERLKL